From the Lampris incognitus isolate fLamInc1 chromosome 10, fLamInc1.hap2, whole genome shotgun sequence genome, one window contains:
- the tfap4 gene encoding LOW QUALITY PROTEIN: transcription factor AP-4 (The sequence of the model RefSeq protein was modified relative to this genomic sequence to represent the inferred CDS: inserted 3 bases in 2 codons) yields the protein MSAQACTQQRCTHPPPPPPLFYSGCILQQTAEYIFTLEQEKTRLLQQNNQLKRFIQEFSGSSPKRRRAEEKDEGIGSPDILEEEKTDDLRKEMIDLRQQLEKERSIRMMLEEQMRSLDAQLXPEKLKVIAQQIQEQEAXKTQSLIRLQQQQEHLERANSPQALAPTTPLAPTHHATVIVPAPAQPPQPHHVTVVTMSPASVINTVSTSRQNLDTIVQAIQHIEGTQGKGGAGEEDQRRAVIVTSGRLLHDAVGSDTASNSDELDEC from the exons ATGTCGGCTCAAGCGTGTACGCAGCAGCGTTGTActcatccccctcctcctcctcctctcttttacTCAGGCTGCATCTTGCAGCAAACAGCAGAGTATATCTTCACTTTGGAACAGGAGAAGACACGGTTACTGCAGCAGAACAACCAGCTCAAACGCTTCATACAG GAATTCAGCGGTTCCTCCCCAAAGAGGAGGCGCGCCGAGGAGAAGGATGAAGGGATCGGCTCGCCAGACATCCTGGAGGAGGAGAAGACAGACGACTTGCGGAAGGAGATGATTGATTTGAGGCAGCAGCTGGAGAAAGAGCGCTCAATCCGGATGATGCTGGAAGAGCAG ATGCGTTCCCTGGACGCCCAGC TACCAGAGAAGCTGAAGGTGATCGCCCAGCAGATCCAGGAGCAGGAGGC CAAAACGCAGAGCCTCATCcgtctgcagcagcagcaagagCATCTGGAGAGAGCCAACAGTCCACAG GCGTTGGCTCCTACCACCCCCCTTGCTCCCACCCACCACGCCACGGTCATCGTCCCTGCACCTGCCCAGCCTCCCCAGCCCCATCACGTCACCGTGGTAACCATGAGCCCCGCCTCAGTCATCAATACAGTGTCCACATCTCGGCAGAACCTGGACACCATCGTCCAG GCTATCCAACACATCGAGGGCACCCAAGGGAAGGGCGGCGCTGGAGAGGAGGACCAGCGGAGGGCGGTGATAGTCACGTCGGGGCGCCTCCTCCACGACGCGGTGGGCTCGGACACGGCCTCGAACAGCGATGAGCTCGACGAATGTTGA